A part of Spiribacter vilamensis genomic DNA contains:
- the uvrA gene encoding excinuclease ABC subunit UvrA has protein sequence MSDSCIRIRGARQNNLRNLDLDLPTGEFTVITGVSGSGKSSLAFDTIYAEGQRRYVETFSPYARQFLDRMDRPATDRVEGIPPAIAIDQTNPVRTSRSTVGTMTELNDHLKLLFARAARLFCGGCGREVARDTADGVYDRLMEQCANARVVIAFDTVIPEHYDAEEIRGLLERQGYTRIREIDNDRLRVTQDRVRVEASRRDRLVEAVEAGFQHGRGHLVVEVLDGQREVAAEHRFSQALHCADCNRHYREPTPSLFSFNSPVGACETCRGFGRIMGIDYGLVIPDPGKTLAGGAIRPWQSGKSAECQKDLIRHARRRGVATDIPWRDLPAADRDWVIEGEGSGRQQWYGVRGFFDRLESKSYKMHVRVLLSKYRSYDLCPDCDGARLNPEALLWRLGGLNMHDLMSLPLAQVERFCKALQLPAPMDEAVPLLLEAIQTRLGFLARVGVGYLTLDRQSRTLSGGEVQRINLTTALGTSLVNTLFVLDEPSIGLHPRDIQRITGVMHRLRDAGNTLLVVEHDPDIMRAADRVIDIGPGPGREGGNIVFNGTPDALTEDTQSLTGAYLQGRRRVEAGSGRNSRPRPDQWLTIRGAREHNLTGIDIDLPLHRLVCLTGVSGSGKSTLLESILYRGLRKRMGEAVDPPGDHDGIDNAESIDEVVLVDQSAIGRTTRSNPASYVGAFDPIRKAFAREPLAKERGYTAGTFSFNAGAGRCPACGGNGFEHVEMQFLSDVYLRCPTCDGRRYRDAVLEVRLAPAPECERAPASIAECLDMTVDEARQFFADQKDVLRGLEPLAAVGLGYVKLGQPVPTLSGGEAQRLKLAGHLAKARRRDGAHKLFLFDEPTTGLHFEDIRVLLTALERLLTVGHSVILIEHNLDVMLAADWLVDLGPEGGTGGGQLLAAGSPEAVMTVGDSHTGVALKRYVADRESPSSGSTRDRVAEARVPATPRSEPRAIEIRNAREHNLRGIDVRIPQNQLTVITGLSGSGKSTVAFDILFNEGQRRYLESLNAYARQFVQPAARPDVDAVFGIPPTVAIEQRTSRGGHKSTVATMTELHHFLRLLFVKLGTQYCPDCDRPIQEQSQASIAARLIEDCRGESVTLLAPLVVARKGYYTDLAQWAAGKGFTHLRVDGEDRPTDQWPRLDRYQEHDIDLPVATVTPDPANEKALDTALEHALGYGKGQVRVATADGAATLYSTQRACPGCNRSFAPLDPRLFSYNTRHGWCPSCYGTGVILKGFDAEQTGEERQWQRGDDDTARPCPACKGHRLRPEALSVRFLDRGIADYGAFSVEQAAAFFRDVELQARDAQIADDVITELQGRLGFLEAVGLGYLTLDRSAPTLSGGEAQRIRLAAQLGSNLQGVCYILDEPTIGLHARDNRMLLDTLSALEAKGNTMVVVEHDEDTIRRAEHVIDLGPGAGVEGGRIVAEGKLDDLLVNPDSVTGRALANPLQHPLRGQRRDPHEADAIELGGVHAHNLQDVNARIPLGRLIGVSGVSGSGKSTLVRDVLHGSLARRVGRKGDADAPLRGCRTISGWTSLDRVLEVDQTPIGKTPRSCPATYVGIYDEIRRLFTQTEEARIRGYGPGRFSFNTREGRCPECEGQGMRRVEMNFLPDVTVPCESCHGQRFTPETLAVTWRGCSIGDVLNMEIETAVDFFAAHHRLHHTLALLRDTGLGYLTLGQPSPTLSGGEAQRIKLVSELAKARPEAGGARPARTLYILDEPTVGLHIADVERLIGVLHRLVDAGHSVVVIEHNLDILAEADWLIDLGPEGGDGGGRIVAQGTPEQVCRNRTSHTGRLLGEFTSR, from the coding sequence ATGAGTGATTCCTGCATCCGCATCCGCGGTGCCCGCCAGAACAATCTGCGCAACCTGGATCTTGATCTGCCCACGGGCGAGTTCACGGTAATCACCGGGGTCTCCGGATCGGGTAAATCGTCCCTCGCCTTCGATACGATCTACGCCGAGGGTCAGCGCCGCTACGTCGAGACCTTCTCGCCCTACGCACGGCAGTTCCTCGATCGCATGGACCGGCCGGCCACCGACCGGGTGGAGGGCATCCCCCCGGCGATCGCGATCGACCAGACCAACCCGGTTCGCACGTCGCGCTCCACGGTGGGCACGATGACCGAGCTCAACGATCATCTGAAGCTGTTGTTCGCCCGCGCGGCGCGGCTTTTCTGCGGCGGCTGCGGCCGCGAGGTTGCCCGGGACACGGCGGATGGGGTCTATGACCGGCTCATGGAGCAGTGTGCCAACGCCCGCGTCGTGATCGCCTTCGACACCGTCATCCCCGAGCACTACGACGCGGAAGAGATCCGCGGCCTGCTCGAGCGCCAGGGCTATACACGCATCCGCGAAATCGATAATGACCGGCTGCGGGTAACACAGGATCGTGTCCGGGTGGAGGCCTCGCGGCGCGACCGGCTTGTAGAGGCGGTCGAGGCTGGATTCCAGCATGGTCGGGGGCATCTCGTCGTGGAGGTGCTCGATGGCCAGCGCGAGGTGGCCGCCGAGCATCGCTTCTCGCAGGCACTCCACTGCGCCGACTGCAACCGCCATTATCGCGAACCGACCCCCAGCCTGTTCTCGTTCAACTCCCCGGTGGGCGCCTGTGAGACCTGCCGTGGCTTTGGCCGGATCATGGGGATCGATTACGGCCTGGTTATCCCCGACCCCGGCAAGACACTCGCGGGCGGCGCCATCCGTCCCTGGCAGTCCGGTAAGTCCGCGGAGTGCCAGAAAGACCTGATTCGGCATGCGCGGCGGCGCGGCGTCGCCACCGATATCCCCTGGCGTGACCTGCCGGCCGCGGACCGCGACTGGGTGATCGAGGGCGAGGGCAGTGGCCGGCAGCAATGGTACGGCGTGCGGGGTTTTTTCGACCGGCTGGAGTCGAAAAGCTACAAGATGCATGTCCGGGTGCTGCTCTCGAAGTACCGGAGCTACGACCTGTGCCCGGACTGTGACGGCGCTCGTCTCAACCCCGAGGCCCTGCTCTGGCGGCTCGGCGGGCTGAACATGCATGACCTGATGAGCCTGCCGCTCGCACAGGTCGAGCGGTTCTGCAAAGCGCTGCAACTGCCCGCCCCCATGGACGAGGCGGTCCCGCTGCTGCTCGAGGCGATCCAGACGCGGCTGGGATTCCTGGCGCGGGTCGGTGTCGGCTATCTCACCCTCGATCGCCAGTCGCGGACGCTCTCGGGGGGTGAGGTTCAGCGGATCAACCTCACGACCGCCCTGGGGACCTCGCTGGTCAACACGCTGTTCGTACTCGACGAGCCCAGCATCGGGCTCCACCCGCGCGACATCCAGCGGATCACCGGGGTCATGCACCGACTGCGCGACGCCGGCAACACCCTGCTGGTGGTGGAGCACGATCCGGATATCATGCGCGCCGCCGATCGCGTCATCGATATCGGCCCCGGCCCCGGCCGCGAAGGCGGCAACATCGTCTTTAATGGCACGCCGGATGCGCTGACCGAGGACACGCAGTCGCTGACCGGGGCCTACCTGCAGGGTCGCCGGCGCGTCGAAGCGGGCAGTGGACGCAACAGCCGACCCCGCCCCGATCAATGGCTGACCATCCGCGGGGCGCGCGAGCACAACCTCACCGGCATCGATATCGATCTGCCGCTGCACCGGCTGGTCTGCCTGACCGGCGTATCGGGATCGGGCAAATCGACACTGCTCGAATCGATTCTCTATCGGGGACTACGCAAGCGCATGGGTGAGGCCGTCGATCCGCCGGGTGATCATGATGGCATCGACAATGCCGAGTCGATCGATGAAGTCGTACTGGTCGATCAATCCGCGATCGGCCGTACGACCCGCTCCAACCCGGCGAGTTATGTCGGTGCCTTCGACCCGATCCGCAAGGCCTTCGCCCGCGAGCCACTCGCGAAGGAACGCGGCTATACCGCGGGCACGTTCAGCTTCAACGCCGGCGCCGGCCGCTGTCCCGCCTGCGGCGGCAACGGCTTCGAGCACGTCGAAATGCAGTTCCTCTCGGATGTGTACCTGCGCTGCCCGACCTGCGATGGTCGGCGCTATCGCGATGCCGTGCTCGAGGTTCGTCTGGCGCCTGCCCCCGAATGCGAGCGGGCGCCGGCATCCATCGCCGAGTGCCTCGACATGACCGTTGACGAGGCGCGGCAGTTTTTCGCTGACCAGAAAGACGTTCTGCGCGGACTCGAACCGTTGGCGGCGGTAGGTCTCGGCTACGTGAAACTCGGCCAGCCGGTCCCCACCCTGTCCGGCGGTGAGGCGCAGCGCCTGAAACTCGCCGGTCATCTCGCCAAGGCCCGGCGGCGCGACGGGGCTCACAAGCTGTTCCTGTTCGACGAGCCCACCACCGGTCTGCACTTCGAAGACATCCGGGTTCTGCTCACCGCCCTTGAGCGGCTGCTGACCGTCGGCCACTCGGTGATCCTCATCGAGCACAACCTCGATGTGATGCTGGCTGCCGACTGGCTGGTCGACCTCGGCCCGGAGGGCGGCACCGGTGGCGGGCAGCTGCTCGCCGCGGGGTCACCGGAAGCGGTCATGACGGTCGGGGACAGCCACACCGGTGTCGCGTTGAAGCGCTATGTCGCCGATCGCGAATCGCCATCGTCCGGCTCGACCCGGGACCGGGTCGCCGAGGCCCGCGTGCCGGCGACCCCGCGATCCGAACCACGGGCCATCGAGATCCGCAACGCCCGCGAGCACAACCTGCGCGGGATCGATGTGCGCATTCCCCAGAACCAGCTGACTGTCATCACCGGCCTGTCGGGCTCGGGCAAGAGCACCGTCGCCTTCGATATCCTCTTCAACGAGGGACAACGGCGCTATCTGGAGTCCCTCAACGCCTACGCGCGGCAGTTCGTCCAGCCCGCCGCCCGGCCCGACGTCGATGCGGTGTTCGGTATCCCGCCCACGGTCGCCATTGAACAGCGCACCAGCCGTGGCGGGCACAAGAGCACGGTCGCCACGATGACCGAGCTCCACCATTTCCTGCGCCTGCTGTTCGTCAAGCTGGGGACCCAGTACTGCCCGGACTGCGACCGGCCCATCCAGGAGCAGAGCCAGGCGTCCATTGCGGCACGGCTGATCGAAGACTGCCGGGGCGAATCCGTCACCCTGCTGGCGCCGCTGGTCGTCGCCCGCAAGGGCTATTACACCGACCTTGCCCAGTGGGCCGCCGGCAAGGGGTTCACGCATCTGCGGGTGGATGGCGAGGATCGCCCCACCGATCAGTGGCCCCGGCTGGATCGCTACCAGGAGCACGACATCGATCTGCCGGTAGCAACGGTGACGCCGGATCCCGCCAATGAAAAGGCGCTGGATACCGCCCTTGAACACGCCCTTGGCTATGGCAAGGGCCAGGTCCGGGTAGCAACGGCGGACGGCGCGGCAACGCTCTACTCCACGCAACGCGCCTGCCCGGGCTGCAACCGGAGTTTCGCCCCCCTCGACCCGCGGCTCTTCTCCTACAACACCCGCCATGGCTGGTGCCCGAGTTGCTATGGCACCGGGGTCATACTCAAGGGCTTCGATGCCGAGCAGACCGGCGAAGAGCGCCAGTGGCAGCGCGGCGATGACGATACGGCCCGACCCTGCCCGGCCTGTAAGGGCCATCGCCTGCGGCCCGAGGCGCTATCCGTGCGGTTCCTGGATCGGGGGATTGCCGACTACGGGGCCTTTTCCGTGGAACAGGCAGCGGCGTTCTTCCGGGACGTCGAGCTGCAAGCGCGGGACGCGCAGATCGCCGATGACGTCATTACCGAGCTGCAGGGCAGACTGGGTTTTCTGGAAGCGGTGGGCCTTGGCTACCTCACCCTCGACCGGTCGGCACCAACGCTGTCCGGCGGCGAAGCGCAGCGCATCCGACTGGCCGCCCAGCTCGGCTCCAACCTCCAGGGCGTCTGCTACATCCTCGATGAGCCAACGATCGGTCTGCATGCCCGCGACAATCGCATGCTTCTCGACACGCTCTCCGCCCTCGAAGCCAAGGGCAACACGATGGTTGTCGTCGAGCATGATGAGGACACGATCCGGCGCGCCGAGCATGTCATCGATCTCGGGCCGGGCGCAGGGGTCGAGGGCGGGCGCATTGTCGCCGAGGGCAAGCTTGACGATCTGCTCGTCAACCCCGATTCCGTTACCGGTCGTGCCCTCGCCAATCCGCTGCAGCATCCCCTGCGCGGTCAACGTCGGGATCCACACGAGGCGGACGCCATCGAACTCGGCGGTGTTCATGCCCACAATCTGCAGGACGTCAACGCCCGCATTCCGCTGGGGCGGCTCATCGGGGTGAGCGGTGTCTCGGGATCGGGGAAAAGCACCCTGGTCCGCGATGTCCTGCACGGCAGTCTCGCCCGTCGCGTGGGCCGCAAAGGGGACGCCGACGCACCCCTGCGAGGGTGTCGAACGATCAGTGGCTGGACGTCACTGGACCGCGTCCTCGAGGTGGACCAGACCCCGATCGGCAAGACACCCCGCTCCTGCCCGGCGACCTACGTGGGCATCTATGACGAGATCCGGCGACTGTTTACCCAGACCGAGGAGGCCCGCATCCGCGGCTATGGCCCGGGTCGGTTTTCGTTCAATACCCGCGAGGGGCGGTGCCCGGAATGCGAGGGCCAGGGCATGCGTCGGGTGGAAATGAACTTCCTGCCGGATGTGACCGTTCCCTGCGAGAGCTGCCACGGCCAGCGGTTCACGCCAGAGACACTGGCGGTAACCTGGCGAGGCTGCTCGATCGGTGACGTGTTGAATATGGAGATCGAGACCGCGGTGGATTTCTTCGCCGCCCATCATCGTCTCCACCACACGCTGGCGCTGCTCCGCGATACGGGTCTTGGCTACCTGACCCTTGGCCAGCCGAGCCCGACCCTCTCAGGCGGCGAGGCTCAGCGCATCAAACTGGTCAGCGAGCTTGCCAAGGCACGACCGGAGGCCGGCGGCGCCCGGCCGGCCAGAACCCTCTACATCCTCGATGAGCCGACCGTAGGCCTGCACATCGCCGATGTCGAACGCCTGATCGGCGTCCTCCATCGACTGGTGGATGCGGGCCACAGTGTCGTCGTGATCGAACACAACCTCGACATCCTCGCGGAGGCGGACTGGTTGATCGATCTGGGGCCGGAAGGGGGTGATGGTGGCGGTCGGATTGTTGCCCAGGGCACACCCGAGCAGGTCTGCCGCAACCGGACCTCCCACACCGGCCGGCTGCTGGGGGAATTCACGAGCCGGTGA
- a CDS encoding tRNA(Met) cytidine acetyltransferase TmcA, with amino-acid sequence MADGQRSLVWIEGDAATCRERALQLLGEQPAATIGWIGAPLDTRDGSLASSIQPVPPGHGRQLLGRTLTGGVLDAHTGFDPDDLGALAGAIDGAGVLLLLTPPAAVWPTCPDPAFARLLSEGVTPDPGGSFFIARLIDYLTDDPAVHREASAGQALPTYATPRIADTPLQPTHDQRQVIEAINALSRRPDPGTLLITADRGRGKSAALGMAMQTMALAETPRLAAPSRAATATAIACAGDRPLRFLAPEAVTPESSLLLVDEAAALPLPLVVRLVDENPYCVLTGTVHGYEGSGRGMILRLAGALADPERWFEHRHLAEPIRWASDDPLEALIDRILLLSVEPEPHGSAQAVVIERIDPGVLAASETDLRAAFGLLVASHYQTRPRDLRQLLDDPSVRLHVARDGGRIIGVLAARAEGGIDAELCAAIHRGRRRPGGHLIAQSLTFHAGIADAARYYGWRIQRIAVHDDYRRRGIGRRLVEAARRDAMAAGMDWLGTSFGMTTELLDFWTACGFRPVRVGNRRDASSGTFSVILLSALNAAGEALEAAAERRFARHLPDQLNHSLRGLSVFMRSRLRPDPLGDHECDAIDEADLEAFASGYRPLLDSHAALSRWARQATASVQESQRDRALIAAAVERPLDTAAMARAAGMSGRREAIARLRHLIAQSPRIHHE; translated from the coding sequence ATGGCCGACGGCCAGCGTTCGCTGGTGTGGATCGAGGGTGACGCCGCGACCTGCCGGGAGCGTGCCCTGCAACTCCTCGGCGAACAGCCAGCGGCTACTATCGGCTGGATCGGCGCGCCGCTGGATACCCGCGACGGGTCGCTCGCATCCTCAATCCAACCCGTACCACCCGGCCACGGACGACAGTTGCTGGGACGGACGCTGACCGGTGGCGTTCTCGATGCGCATACCGGGTTTGATCCCGATGACCTGGGAGCGCTCGCCGGCGCCATTGACGGAGCGGGTGTGCTCCTGTTGCTGACGCCCCCGGCGGCGGTCTGGCCCACGTGCCCGGACCCCGCTTTTGCCAGACTGCTCAGCGAGGGGGTCACGCCCGATCCGGGTGGCTCGTTTTTCATCGCACGGCTGATTGATTACCTGACGGATGATCCGGCGGTCCACCGCGAGGCCAGCGCCGGGCAGGCGCTACCGACGTATGCGACCCCCCGAATCGCGGATACACCGTTGCAGCCCACCCATGATCAGCGACAGGTCATCGAGGCGATCAATGCCCTGTCCCGACGACCCGACCCCGGGACACTGCTGATCACCGCCGACAGGGGACGGGGTAAATCCGCAGCACTGGGCATGGCGATGCAGACCATGGCGCTGGCCGAGACACCGCGACTGGCCGCCCCCTCGCGGGCCGCGACGGCCACGGCGATCGCCTGTGCCGGTGATCGCCCCCTCCGGTTTCTCGCACCCGAGGCGGTCACGCCGGAATCGTCGCTGCTGCTGGTCGACGAGGCGGCCGCCCTGCCCCTGCCGCTGGTGGTCCGGCTGGTCGACGAGAATCCCTATTGCGTGCTGACCGGTACCGTCCACGGCTATGAGGGCAGCGGCCGCGGCATGATCCTGCGCCTTGCCGGAGCGCTCGCCGACCCCGAGCGGTGGTTCGAGCACCGGCATCTTGCCGAGCCGATTCGGTGGGCCAGTGATGATCCTCTCGAGGCCCTTATCGATCGTATCCTGCTGCTGAGCGTGGAGCCCGAGCCCCATGGCAGCGCGCAGGCGGTAGTCATTGAGCGCATCGATCCAGGGGTTCTGGCCGCTTCCGAAACCGACCTGCGGGCTGCCTTCGGACTGCTGGTCGCGAGCCATTACCAGACCCGGCCGCGGGATCTGCGCCAGTTACTCGACGACCCCTCCGTCCGGCTCCATGTCGCACGGGACGGCGGGCGGATCATCGGGGTACTGGCGGCGCGGGCCGAGGGCGGGATCGATGCCGAACTCTGCGCGGCGATTCATCGGGGTCGACGACGACCCGGCGGTCATCTCATCGCCCAATCACTCACCTTTCACGCCGGTATAGCCGATGCCGCACGGTATTATGGATGGCGCATCCAGCGTATTGCCGTCCACGACGACTATCGACGCCGGGGTATCGGCCGGCGTCTTGTCGAGGCCGCGCGTCGGGATGCGATGGCGGCCGGGATGGACTGGCTCGGTACCAGCTTCGGCATGACCACCGAACTTCTCGATTTCTGGACCGCCTGCGGGTTCAGACCGGTGCGAGTCGGCAACCGCCGCGACGCGAGCAGCGGGACGTTTTCGGTCATTCTACTAAGCGCACTGAACGCCGCCGGCGAAGCGCTGGAGGCCGCAGCCGAGCGGCGCTTTGCGCGCCACTTGCCGGATCAGCTGAACCATAGCCTGCGCGGTCTGTCCGTCTTCATGCGGAGCCGCCTTCGACCGGATCCGCTCGGTGACCATGAATGCGATGCTATCGATGAAGCGGACCTCGAGGCCTTCGCCAGCGGATACCGACCGCTGCTGGACAGTCACGCCGCGCTGTCACGCTGGGCGCGGCAGGCCACCGCCAGCGTCCAGGAGTCGCAGCGCGACCGGGCCCTGATTGCGGCCGCTGTGGAGCGGCCACTCGATACCGCCGCGATGGCGCGAGCGGCCGGGATGTCCGGCCGCCGCGAGGCCATTGCCCGACTGCGCCACCTCATTGCCCAAAGCCCGAGGATCCACCATGAGTGA
- a CDS encoding ABC transporter ATP-binding protein has translation MAASPHSNTDSSDNPNRGWRDYLGVFRYSRRAIELVWQTSRLLTVVLATGTLIAGLLPAAAAWVGQLIVDGVVAAIEASAGIPAELLWLVALEGGIMMGIAGAQRAIQIAQSLLRAQLGQRVNVMILEKAQSLQLADFEDSEFYDKLTRARREASSRPLSLVNRTFGLIQNGISLASFAGLLLGFSPWAVAILVAAGLPQFFSEAKFSGDAFRLFRWRSPDTRRQMYLETVLAREDSAKEVKLFGLGPLFLQRYRDIFKRLYREDRRLTLRRDLWGFGLGLIATLAFYATYAWIVVTTVAGQITLGQMTMYLSVFRQGQSAVSASLTAISGMYEDNLYLSNLYEYLEQPVTVGSGEATSGADPGDGLRFESVSFRYPGSELDALTDVSLHLTPGRSIALVGSNGSGKTTLIKLLAGLYAPTRGRILLDGTDLRDWESGALRERIGIIFQDFMRYQLPVGENIGAGDVTRFSDEERWERAARKGLAASFIEDIPGTYHAQLGRWFRDGRELSGGQWQKIAVARAFMRESADVLVLDEPTAAMDAAAEAEIFEHFRALTEDRMAILISHRFSTVRMADEIIVMDAGRIIERGNHDSLLADNGHYAHLFRLQAAGYQ, from the coding sequence ATGGCAGCATCTCCGCATTCGAACACGGACTCCTCCGATAACCCGAACCGGGGCTGGCGCGACTACCTCGGTGTTTTCCGCTACAGCCGCCGCGCCATCGAGCTGGTCTGGCAGACCAGCCGGCTGCTCACCGTCGTGCTCGCGACGGGTACGCTCATCGCGGGGCTATTGCCGGCCGCCGCCGCATGGGTCGGGCAGCTCATCGTCGATGGCGTCGTGGCGGCCATTGAGGCCAGTGCCGGTATCCCCGCGGAGCTGCTCTGGCTGGTAGCACTGGAGGGCGGGATCATGATGGGCATCGCCGGCGCGCAGCGGGCCATCCAGATTGCCCAGTCTCTGCTGCGCGCCCAGCTCGGCCAGCGGGTCAACGTCATGATCCTCGAGAAGGCACAGTCCCTGCAGCTCGCGGATTTCGAGGATTCCGAATTCTACGACAAGCTCACGCGGGCTCGGCGCGAGGCCTCGAGCCGGCCACTGAGCCTCGTCAACCGCACCTTCGGGCTGATCCAGAACGGCATCTCACTGGCGAGTTTCGCCGGTTTGCTGCTTGGCTTCTCGCCCTGGGCTGTCGCAATCCTCGTGGCCGCCGGGCTACCGCAGTTTTTCTCCGAGGCGAAATTCTCCGGCGATGCATTCCGGCTCTTTCGCTGGCGAAGCCCCGATACGCGCCGGCAGATGTATCTTGAAACAGTCCTGGCACGGGAGGACAGCGCCAAGGAGGTCAAGCTCTTCGGGCTCGGTCCGCTGTTCCTGCAACGCTACCGGGATATATTCAAGCGCCTCTACCGCGAGGATCGGCGCCTGACGCTGCGCCGGGATTTGTGGGGATTCGGCCTGGGGCTGATTGCAACGCTCGCGTTCTACGCCACCTATGCCTGGATCGTGGTGACCACCGTGGCGGGGCAGATCACGCTCGGGCAGATGACCATGTACCTGAGTGTATTCCGCCAGGGACAGAGCGCTGTAAGCGCGAGCCTGACCGCAATCAGCGGCATGTACGAAGACAATCTCTACCTCTCCAATCTCTACGAATACCTCGAACAGCCCGTCACCGTCGGCAGCGGCGAGGCGACCAGTGGTGCCGATCCGGGCGACGGGCTGCGCTTCGAGTCCGTGAGCTTTCGCTATCCCGGCAGTGAGCTCGATGCCCTGACCGATGTCTCGCTGCATCTCACGCCCGGTCGCAGCATCGCGCTGGTGGGCAGTAACGGATCGGGCAAGACCACCCTGATCAAGCTGCTCGCCGGACTCTATGCCCCCACCCGCGGGCGTATCCTGCTCGACGGCACCGATCTGCGCGACTGGGAAAGCGGCGCGCTGCGCGAGCGCATCGGTATCATCTTCCAGGACTTCATGCGCTATCAGTTGCCGGTGGGCGAGAACATCGGCGCCGGCGACGTCACCCGCTTCAGCGATGAAGAGCGCTGGGAGCGCGCCGCCCGTAAGGGCCTCGCGGCATCGTTCATCGAGGATATCCCCGGCACCTACCACGCGCAGCTGGGCCGCTGGTTCCGCGATGGCCGCGAGCTCTCCGGCGGTCAGTGGCAGAAAATCGCGGTCGCCCGGGCATTCATGCGCGAAAGCGCCGACGTGCTCGTCCTCGACGAGCCAACGGCCGCCATGGACGCCGCCGCCGAGGCGGAGATCTTCGAACACTTCCGGGCCCTTACCGAGGACCGCATGGCCATTCTCATCTCGCACCGGTTCTCGACCGTGCGCATGGCCGACGAGATTATCGTCATGGATGCCGGCCGGATCATCGAGCGCGGCAACCACGACTCGCTGCTCGCCGATAATGGTCACTACGCGCATCTGTTCCGCCTCCAGGCGGCGGGCTATCAGTGA
- the recQ gene encoding DNA helicase RecQ: MHDAISSKPASSASRVLEAVFGYSHFRGRQAEIIEHVVGGGDALVLMPTGGGKSLCYQIPALLRTGVAVVISPLIALMTDQVTALKQQGVRAAALNSSLPPEERAETERALHTGDIDLLYIAPERLLNSDLMQRLATVNVALFAIDEAHCVSQWGHDFRPEYLQLGVIAERFPGVPRIALTATADQRTREEIRDRLLPGDAASFVSSFDRPNIRYEVGLKERPRDQLLQFIRDRHAGESGIVYCMSRRATEQIADWLNTRGVPALAYHAGLEPTLRAHHQARFIREEGLVMVATVAFGMGIDKPDVRFVAHLDLPKTLEAYYQETGRAGRDGLPAEAWLVYGLQDIYRIRQMGAESQAGEGHKRREQQRLEALLGFCETSGCRRPTLLAHFGESYAGPCGNCDNCQTPPRTWDAADPARRLLSCVYRTGQRFGATHVIDVLLGQDNERIRQRGHNRLSTFGIGTDLPRATWQSVARQLLAHGYLEPDPEGHGGLRLNDACRPLLRGERGLSLREDLPVRRPEPRSRVAAADVAMAPDTWAALRAQRRRLAETEGVPPYVIFHDATLLAMVEQQPTSLEEFAALPGVGARKLERYGEAFLDTLAALPDPSHR; the protein is encoded by the coding sequence ATGCACGACGCGATATCCAGCAAACCCGCCAGCTCCGCCAGCCGTGTTCTCGAGGCGGTCTTCGGTTATTCGCATTTCCGCGGCCGTCAGGCCGAGATCATCGAGCACGTAGTCGGCGGCGGCGACGCCCTCGTGCTGATGCCGACCGGTGGCGGCAAGTCGCTCTGCTACCAGATCCCGGCGCTGCTCCGCACCGGTGTCGCCGTGGTCATATCGCCTTTAATCGCCCTGATGACCGATCAGGTCACCGCCCTGAAACAGCAGGGCGTGCGGGCCGCCGCCCTCAACTCCAGCCTGCCACCCGAAGAACGGGCGGAAACCGAGCGTGCCCTGCACACCGGCGATATCGATCTGCTGTACATCGCTCCGGAACGCCTGCTCAACAGCGACCTGATGCAGCGCCTGGCGACCGTCAACGTCGCGCTGTTCGCCATCGATGAAGCACACTGCGTTTCCCAGTGGGGGCATGATTTCCGCCCCGAGTATCTGCAGCTGGGCGTCATTGCCGAGCGATTCCCCGGCGTACCCCGGATCGCCCTCACCGCTACCGCCGACCAGCGCACCCGCGAGGAGATCCGCGATCGCCTGCTTCCGGGCGACGCCGCGTCGTTCGTCTCCAGCTTCGATCGACCCAATATCCGCTATGAGGTCGGCCTCAAGGAGCGACCCCGGGATCAGCTGCTGCAGTTCATCCGCGACCGTCATGCCGGCGAATCGGGGATCGTCTACTGCATGTCACGCCGCGCCACCGAGCAGATCGCCGACTGGCTGAATACCCGGGGCGTCCCGGCACTGGCCTACCACGCAGGCCTGGAACCGACGCTCCGCGCCCACCACCAGGCCCGCTTCATCCGCGAAGAGGGACTGGTGATGGTGGCCACCGTCGCCTTCGGCATGGGTATCGACAAACCCGACGTCCGCTTTGTAGCGCATCTCGACCTGCCCAAGACCCTCGAGGCCTACTACCAGGAAACCGGTCGCGCCGGCCGTGACGGACTGCCGGCCGAGGCCTGGCTGGTTTACGGCCTGCAGGATATCTACCGGATTCGGCAGATGGGGGCGGAGTCGCAGGCCGGCGAGGGCCACAAGCGCCGCGAGCAGCAGCGCCTCGAGGCGTTACTGGGTTTCTGCGAGACCAGCGGGTGCCGCCGCCCTACCCTGCTCGCGCATTTCGGCGAGTCCTACGCGGGCCCCTGCGGCAACTGCGACAACTGTCAGACGCCACCGCGCACCTGGGATGCCGCCGATCCGGCGCGACGCCTGCTGTCCTGTGTCTATCGAACGGGGCAGCGGTTCGGCGCCACGCACGTAATCGACGTCCTGCTGGGACAGGACAACGAACGGATACGCCAGCGCGGTCACAACCGGCTGAGCACTTTCGGCATCGGCACGGATCTGCCCCGCGCCACCTGGCAGTCGGTGGCCCGTCAGCTTCTCGCTCATGGCTATCTCGAGCCCGATCCGGAAGGACATGGCGGGCTGCGCCTCAATGACGCCTGCCGGCCGCTGCTGCGTGGCGAGCGTGGACTGTCGCTGCGCGAAGACCTCCCGGTGCGTCGTCCCGAGCCACGCTCGCGGGTGGCCGCCGCCGATGTGGCCATGGCCCCGGATACCTGGGCGGCGCTGCGGGCCCAGCGACGCCGGCTCGCCGAGACCGAGGGTGTTCCGCCCTACGTCATCTTCCATGACGCCACTCTGCTGGCCATGGTCGAGCAGCAGCCCACCAGTCTCGAGGAGTTCGCGGCACTGCCGGGCGTCGGCGCCCGCAAGCTAGAGCGTTACGGCGAGGCCTTCCTCGACACGCTCGCGGCACTACCCGACCCCTCTCATCGCTGA